The Anolis carolinensis isolate JA03-04 chromosome 2, rAnoCar3.1.pri, whole genome shotgun sequence genome contains the following window.
TTCACAATGAAGCAGGCAGATTTGCAGCTGTCTGGTGTCTTCTTGAAGGCCCTCAACAGCCTGCCTCTGGAGTACAACTATGCTCTCTACAGCCAAATATTTGATGACTTTGGGACTCATTACTACGCATCTGGTTCCATGGGTGGCACATATGACCTCCTCTATCAATACAGTGCTGAAGAACTGAAAAACTCAGGTATACCGTCAATAGTGAGGGAACGTAACCCATTTAGTTTTCATTTTCATCAGATAGCATACTAATAATCCTGTTGAGAAAAGGAAATACTGCCTGAAATTTTAGTCCCTCTTTTCCCCTAAAACCTGTATTACATTAGCTAATAAGATATAATGTGTTTAAGTGTTCAAAAAACAGAGAAATGACAAAGCTTAGATTTTTTTTGTGGGAAACAAAATTATTTGTTTCTTCCTTGGAATCTCACCAGGGACTGGAAGTTGAAGGCTTCTGGATCAACAGTGCTAGAAGAATTGCAATGTTACAGACTATTATGAAAATGACTCTCTCTTCTTTTGCTTAGGTTTGACAGAGGAAGAAATGAATGAGTGTGTCCGAACAGAAACAACCAGACGTGTCTTTTTTCGAAAGAAGAAGACAGTCAGTACAAAATGCACCAACAATAAAATGACTGTTCGACATGAAGGTGACTATAAAGGGAAACATACTGCATTGTTGCATATTGCTTATTGGGAGGATTACAATGGCTTTCATTATTGTGGGGATTTGGATGGCTTTAATATATTGTTTAATTGAATTTGTTTAGATAATGCTTGTCAGCTGTTTTGTGCAGTACTTTATTTTAGCTGAACGagggaataaaaatgaaataagtaTAATTCATGCTGTCATTTTCAATAGTCATGGGGTTTGCCAGTAACTagtgattcctagagaggtgttcacccaggttttaaaatattgtggcttttattcacagtttttctccTTTCAAGGGTAAATTACAATGCATGAAAGGGTCAACTGTATATCCAACACAACATTAGTAGGTgccaaaattaaaaataatgatttcTCTCCTGCAACATTCCTGAGAAAAAATCCTTTGACTTTTCCAGAATATTGGAGATAAAGCCCACTCAGTTTAGCAAAATGATAAGAACAACAAAACACATATATTTGCTATTTTTCAGGCATTCCTCTGTCCATCTTATTCTGTCTTGGCTATAAATGGATGCTACTAATATGTTTATAGATGTAGTGgtcaaattattaaaatataacttCTACATTTCTCCTAGGTTCATTTTTGCAGTCATCTGAAAAATCTATATCATTAGTAAAAGGTGGGAGGTCAGAATATGCTGCAGCTCTTGCCTGGGAGAAAAATGGAGCTTTGCCTGAGCACATTGCATATACGAATTGGCTGGAATCAACCAAAGACAATCCAGTCATCGTTGACTTTGAGGTaggaaagcagaaaggagaaagaatgaACAATGTTGTTGGTTCTTTCCATGAAGATATTGATTTCCCTCTTTGTCCAAACATGGGTCCCAAACCTCTTCTGTTTTCCTTAAGAAAGGTGTCTGCTATCCTTCTTATGAATGAAGGTCAACAAATTGTTCCTTCCTGCCTGGAAACCTAGAGTGTAgttgcactgtagaattcatgtagTTCTTCACCACTTTGTTGTTTTATaaactctttagccttctctgccaaagagtgctggtgcctcaccaaactacaagtctgaAGTCTGTGACTTGAGTTGTGTTTAGTTGTTGAAGGAAGTGGGTATGTATAGCCCACAGAAGAGAAGACCAATGGGCTAGGGGTGTTTACATATCTGATAAATTGCATTAAAGGGAAAATGAGCCATGGGATCAAAATAAGTGATATTAGATAATTATTAGAATATATTAGAAATAAACAAACACTAGAGGGTGTTCTTAAACAGCAACAGCTGTTTTACTTTGGAATAGCCCAGCTTGGAAAATGGTGGACTCTCGTTCATTGAAAGGCTTTAAACAGATCAGCCATTTATCGGGGTGCTTCAGCATTCCTGGATTTCAGCATGCCAGAAGGTTAGtctagtgttttggacttcaattctcaaaAGCCTCAGCCATCTTGACCAACAAGAAttctgggtgctgaagtccaaaacatctgaaagatcAAAGTTTTAGAATCACTAGCTTCCTTGGTCTTCAGATGAGACAACTTCTGTGGTATCTTAAAATGTTTAATGTAGAATAAGGTTGAAAATGCATTATTTGGTTATTTAGTTTACATATGGAAAAATAATTTGTGTTTGGTGTTACTGTATGAAATCCATATATGTTTAAAGTGACCACCAAATGAATTTTATTAAAATTAGAAagtaagagaaagaaagagagaatgaaagcaaacaaaggaggaaaaatatattttgctcTACATCAGTCAAGTACATTGCCTTCCTTAGCTTCCATCTGTTTGTACTGTGAAGAAAATTCAAAGTTGCTTTTGTAAATTTAAAAATTGTTGAATTTTTCTATGTTTAGCTATCTgtaactccttttaaaaaaagaatacaaaCTGCTACATTTTAAAATAGGTAAATGAATAAAAAGCTTATTTTATCAAACAAATCATTCCTGTTCATGGTTTAAGTGAAGTTGTTAAGATGAGTGCATCAGCAAacatgggccccttccacacagccgaataaaatcccacattttctgctttgaactggaacatatggcagtgtggactcatgtaacccagttcaaagcagatattgtgggattttctgccttgatattctgagtcatATGGCTGTCTGGGAGGGCCCTTGGAAATGATGTCAGCTTTATAGAAGCTTTAAAATGAAGAGAGAAAACAGATGCTATACAACTGTGTTGTCTGCATGGAACAGTTGTGGTTGCAGTTCTAATCGCCTCCTATCTTCTGACTTTTTAGCTGGGTTTCATTTTGGATTTGGTGAAGAACTTTCCATGTGCAGTAACCAAGCGGCGTAATCTCAGAAGAGCTCTTATTGAATACATGGAACGATTTGATCCTTGCCGATGCAAGCCCTGCCCCAACAATGGCAGGCCAGTGCTATCTGGAACcgaatgcctctgtgtgtgccaGGCTGGGACTTATGGAGATAACTGTGAGCTAAGAGCACCGGACTACAAATCTGGtatactttattttcttttgtttctacTTATTTAATCCATATCTCATCTATTATTGGTatcatcattactatcattaattCATTTACATTCTGCCTTTTCTCCAATATTGGGACCCAAAGAGCCTTTAAAAAGTTAAACAAGTACGATTAGAAAGTTATAAAAAGTGGTATAatgtaactattaaaataaaatataatatacagaGAGAATTACAGTACCTTCACATTAAAAGACAAAAAGTAAAACTCAACAAGGAGGAAGAGGATGCACTCTCAGGCCATTTAGACAATGGCTCCAGATTTTGCTTGGGACATGAGCTCTACTCCCTTTAAGGAGGGAGATGAAAAGTTCAGGaggagccacacacacacacacacacacacacacacacacaaatctcctGTGTCCTCATCAAAAGTGGCAAGACCAAGACAGATCTCTCACCCAAAAATTTGGCAACTTTGAAAATCTCATATAAGCctttcagataatctggacccaaattgtatagtatttatatctcTGATCCCTTAGAGGTCACTTTCTCACTTTAAAGAAACATTTATAATTTATCCACCTATTGAGAACTACCACTTAGTCCATATGTTTACAGAAGCAAATATCACATCTGTATCAGGGACCAAGAACTGTTAAGCTGGTTTGAAAGCTGCAGTAAACATAGCATTTATTGGCAATTGTGAAGAGTAATTTGTATCACCTTCAGGgtttcctttcttcatttttcAGTTGCTGTTGATGGTTATTGGAGCTGTTGGTCTGCATGGAGCTCTTGTGATGCTTCTCATAAGAAACGTAGGACCAGGGTTTGTAACAATCCTGCACCCCTAAATGGAGGCAAGCCATGTGAAGGTGAACAGGAGCAAGAGGAAGAGTGCtacttttccatatttgctgacaTGTAAGAGTCAAATAAAAGGACTAATTGAGATACAAGCTATAGCTTTTCTGCAGGATACATACAGAAAGGGTCTttttacactacagaattatggtAGTAGGACCCTGCTGTAACCATCATAGCTGCATTCTAGAAAATCCTGGGacttttagtttggtgaggactAGATTTTGGCTAAGAATTTTAAGTATCCCTTCTTAGGGCCCATCTACAAAGCACCTAAAACACACGGTTTTCAGAGTTAAAGGGGAGGGGGCTACATGATGCCAGCAGTAATTCTGCACTGATTCGatgcaacagacaaaaaacacggggtaaaaaggtccccttttatcccgATTCTCgctggaaaatgtgcatattcacatgactgtatattcTTGCACCCGcagaaaaaccccaaaaaaaccccacatgatttctttcctctccccttgtggagactgctccagcacatgtccacTTTTTAAAAGTCCGAAACagttgatcagctgattgggctgtgaaataGATACACAGCTGATTGAAAGAAAGCatgaatggagagcaattagaactctttgaaaactctttattttaaactttataatattaaacagagcttgaataaaaaattggggaaagagagaaatctggtagaatttttttttcaattccctCCATTATGTGCTAAACTTCATATGTGCACATGCCAATCTGCTTGTTTATATTAAGATGTTCACATGTGTCCAGAGCATAAtggtgtgatttaaaaaaaaaaaaaaaaacttcaacttTTCTGATACAGAGAAAGCTTGTGAGGATGGCACGGGAAGAAATCTCAAAACACGCAGGTCTATGTAGGGACATGTTCTCAGGTCCTGGGTTTTTTGTCCTGTATTTAAAACCTGCATTTTCATGCTATCTGGAAGCACCTCTAAACTGCAGATTCTGGGATTCAATGGGATAGAACCCTGGTActtaaagtggaatgatagtgCTCTAAATTGTGAAGtctgaaaaggcccaaggagcAGACTGTACCAAATCAGCACAGTTGGAGAATACAGAGTCATGTACAACAGGAGTGGCAACTACCAGATGTTAGGGAGTTACAGGATCCAAACCCTTGCAGTTGCCCCCAACCCATTTAGCACCCCTGTTTTAGATGGCACTATGCCAGTGATGGTGAACATTTTAGAGACCAACTGCCCAAACCGGGGGGTACACGGGGGGAGTGTCAAGTGGTGGTGGCAGCAAGCAGGGTGAATGAGCAGGAGGGTTGGCAAGCAAGACATCAGGCAAGCAGAGGGAGGGCGAGCGAGTGGGCGATTAGGGGGCAGGCAGATGAACAAATGGGTTGAGTAGGGTTAGGTGGGCAAACTGGGGACAGGATGGCAGGTGGGGGTGGGTGAGGGTGCATGTGTCAGGGGAGAGGGTACTGCAAGCTCCTTCTGGAACACATGCCAAAGGTTCACCACCACGGCACTATGCTCTCTAACTGCCCTGATTGGGAAGACAACAGTCTCAATTAATCCATTGACATTCTGCCTTTTCATCTACTTATCAAGTGTCCCAATTTCTGTCTCAATTCCCACCTTTTAATTCTTTTCTTTTAGGGGGGCCTTGTGTATAAATGATGACGAAGCGAGAAAAGAGAGTGACATTTTAGTCATTCAGCCTGAATCGGGGTGCACTAAACCAGATCCTCCAGAATTTGGATTCATCAGGGTGAGTGTTGGAGGTTCTTATCACTGGATGTTGGGAAGACTATTCCCTCTTTGAGTCTgggatcatagagctggaaggggcataataataatgataactttacttttatatcccaccaccatctccctgaagagactttgggcagcttacaagtgggaTCAAGCCCAATAGTAACAGAGTcaaccaaataaaaacatttatttaaaaatgcaattaacaTATAACAAACTAATTAAAACAATAGagtataaaacatcattaaaatcaaaacCAATCTAAATACCCAGAACCAGGACTATAGTGGGCATCATAGACCATTGGTTCAACAATGGCCTATACAAAACAATAGATCATCCCCAGCTGGTTATGACTAATGTGAGTTGGAGTCgaacaacatctgaaggactaCACCATGGTTACCTCTGCTTTAGATCCTGACAAATTCTGGAGTTTTACACAAACAGAAGTTATATCTCTGAATGCAATGTTTACAATTTGTGCATGTTTTATCCAGGAGTGAATCCTTTCCCATTATTAATTCCAGAATGAAAAGAATCATTATGCTGTTGGTGAAGATGCTGAGGTTGTGTGCTTGAGTGGATACAATCTAGTAGGCTATCCATTCTTCCGCTGTCTGCCAGATCAAACATGGGTACAGAGGCCTGTTGAATGCCAATGTAAGACCAAGAAAAATATTTGCAATTAAACGGGTAACTttaggaaattaaaaattaatgagGAGAGATATATGATGCCTAATATATCAGGGGATAACTTCTCTTCATGCTATCCATAAGCTATATGTTCAACCATAGTAGAAATAGAGTAATCCAGCAGATCCCAAACTTTTTTGGTCATGGAACACTTCAGAAGACTTTTTTCCTATGGAATCCTAACTCTATCCAATACTAAGCATTGTAAATCCACAAAATAGTTTCTACCCTTCattgactttaaaaaaagattttaaagatttttctaTGGAACTCCTATGATGCTTTTGTGGAAGTCTAGGGTGCCGGGGAACATATTTTGAGAATCGCTGAGTTATAATATGTGCCTGCACATCTGAatagatatatatttatttatttgtaacatttatatactgcccttctcaccccgaaggggactcagggcagcttacaagttatatgtacatacaatatattatattattagtatagcacaatataagcattatatattactatgttgcactgtaccactatactgcaatattattagcaatattacatataacatataatttacaattataatagtgtattattattatagtgtattatattctaacattattgtcaatattatatgtatatacaatatattatattattagtatagcataatattagtattggagccccggtggtgaagtgtgttaaagcactgggctgctgaacttgcagaccaaaaggtcccaggttcaaatcccgggagcggagtgagcgcccgctgttagctccaacttctgccaacctagcagttcgaaaacatgccaatgtgagtagatcaataggtaccgctccggcgggaaggtaacggcgctccatgcagtcatgctggccacatgatcttggaggtgtctaccaacaatgccggctctttggcttagaaatggagatgagcaccaacctccagagtcagacatgattggacttaacatcaggggaaacctttacatttacctaatattggtattatatattattacattgctaTATTGATAGATACTGATctatgacctcttcacatggggctaaaattAGTGGCATGCACCAGTTTAACCCAGGTCACTCATGgaacccaccagctcccatcaatGATGCCGGCACggctccgtgggtgaaggagAGTGGAGCTGGTGCATGATGCCaccacagcaacacaggaggctggAGCGATGCGGAGTAACTCCAGCAGCCGTGTGACAAAGTCATTAGCTAATTATGGCCCTCACATGGAAGAAGTCTTGGAGGTTATATTTACACGTGCACAAGTCCCATTTTAACTGAAACTGAAGATGCCTTTGGgactaaagtacagtagagtctcacttatccaacactcgcttatccaatgttctggattatccaacacatttttgtagtcaatgttttcaatatattgtgatattttggtgctaaattcgtaaatacagtaattactacatagcattgctacgtattgaactactttttctgccaaatttgttgtctaacatgatgttttggtgcttcatttgtaaaatcataacctaatttgatgtttaataggcttttccttaatgcctccttattatccaactttttcgcttatccaacattctgccggcccgtttatgttggataagtgagactctactgtagttgcatcaATCATATGTGAACCACTGCCACTTTGTGGTCCAAGCAGAAgaagggaagttcttcctagtagTGAGATGAGCCTTCCCTCCTCTGGCCAAAGCCTGCCCCTGAGTAAACATGTGTACAAATGTGCTCTATGCTTGTACAATAAGATCTATATATTCATTGGACCAGTATCTGAATTTTCATTTATCCACGtctaacaaaaacaaaatatgtcctGTCAGTGCATTTTTAGTTCCTCCTAGATGCCAGGTGGCTTTCTCCTCCCATTACTGTTTCTGCTATCCTTTACCTGCTTTGCTTGCTGCCATCACTGCTTTATTTTGGTTCCCTTTGGTGCAGTTTTTACCTTTGCTAGTGAATTTATAATGCAAGTGGAGCTGACTCAATTTCAGCCATAGTACATATATTTCTgtttaacttttaaaattatatttatcattttttatagttttatgtaCATTATAGTGGTATTGCTTTTAGTAATGAAGGGTTGGTATAGGAATTAGAACTTAAAATAATTAGAATTGAAAACAagctaatatattaaataatgcCATCTCCCTTAGACAGCATGCTTTCACTAGGTTAGGCTGTCCAtgtaaaaaataacaataatgaatATTTGCATTTCAGAAAATATGAAAATTATTTAGTACATCTTTCAGTTTTTGTTTAACTGGCATGTTTTTTTTCCCGTCATAACATTAATTTTAGCTCTTTTTTCCTACAGTGTCTGTTTGTTCCAGACCAGCAGCATCTCAGGATGTCTCCATTTCCCCATTTAAAAGTGAATACAACATTGGGGAAACTATCCAGCTTAGGTGTCCTGTGACTTTTGTGTTAAATGGCCAAAGCAAATACACTTGTGGTCAGGGGCCATCATGGAAACCTTCCATTTTGAGACTACTTACTTGCGAAAGAGGTAAAGGCAGCCTAATATTTATATTGTTGGATCTGGGACACTCAGAGTTAAATTATCACTCAGCCATGAATCTCTGGTTGACATAAAGCCAGTCATGATCCTTTATAGGATTGTTGTGAGGTGAAAATGAGGAGCACATATGCTTTTAGCAAGGGAAAGATTTTTAATTCACTCTGGCTTTTCAAATAACTTATCTCCAAACTCATGCGTTATTTTCCATTATTCTTTGGTGAATTTTgcttcaataataacaacaaaatcaaCCCTGTAATGTAAGTGGAAGGCTGATGGACTTAGGAGAGTGAGGGCACTATATTTAAAGATATTAGAGGTGAGGTCAGGACACATACACACCAATTTCTCTTGTGGGTGGGCCTTCAAGATGTATGTTCACTTAGAGTGGCTCTATAAATTTAATTaggttttcttagccaaggaagGTGGTTTCTCTAGGTCCTTCCTCCGAAATAGTAAGAACCTAGCTTTAGCCCATGGCACTAGTATttattgatggtctcccatccaagtacgaattggagctgaccctgcttagcttcctagATCAGATGGAATGTGGTGCCTTCATTTACATATATTCATTACAGACATAATACCTATCCCATACTGTCATCCTTGTTTCCATATATCCTCAAAATTTTCTTTTCTATTGCAGCTGATTACATTCAAAACCAAGGCAGCTGCAGTCCAGGCCAAAAGCTGGTTGGATCTCAGTGTGTGTGCATGTCCCCAACAGAGGATTGTCCGTAAGTTATAGCCTGATAAGCATCACTTTTTGACATTTGTGGAAAAGTTTAATGGCAAAACATTCATGTTTGGAAACAACTGAAGCCTTCTTTGTCTATTCTCTCAAATTTGCTACTGACAAATGGAGGGGGGTATGCATACTTGGCAACCTCCCAACCCCATCCCATGGCCACATCCTCTCAGGTCTCTAACTTTGCTGTGTGGAGTGTCAGCATTGTATTatactgtgtttattttatgcgttgttttaggcactttatgccatatgtaagccgccccaagtcccttttgggagatggaggTAGGGTACAaaaaataaagctgttgttgttgttgttgttgttgttgttgttgttgttgttgttgttatctgccCCCTTGTGTCCAGTCCAAGCTAAATATtacttatttgaaatgtatttacaCCCTGCTTGACTTTAGGATGATGTACAAAAAACCCCCAATTTATAACCATTCATGAACAATTCAAAGTGTGAAACAGTAACCAATAATTTACAGTCTAAAGCCATGGTAAAGTAGGTAACAAATTACAGCAAGGTAAAACTATGTGCATTGAATGAAATCCATACCCCAAAAGCTTTAATAAGAAGGCATATAAAATAATTTAGATCAGTAGTTATTATGTTTTTGGCCTCTGGGAATGCTATGTATTACAAAGCTTGGGTTCAGACACagttccgactcttcatgacctcatggaccagcccacaccagagcttcctgtcggctctACTGagccatttagttttcatggcaagaatactggagtgggttgccattaccccagggatcgtatttagtctgacctgtCTGCtgtgaccttcccgtcttggatGGTCCTTCACGGTTTAGCacatggcatcatcgaggtgcTCAAGCTCCAGCACCACGTCAAAGTAACAATCCTTTGAGAAGAGTGTCAGTGGTAGGAGTATTGAATGAAGAAGGGTGGTGGCCAGTGAGGATATAAGCAGCATATTAACTCACAGTAGTATTTGAGAGGAATATGAAGATCTCTATCACTTGGTGGATGCAGGAGTAGAACAGATGGAAATCTTTGCATTACTAGAAAAGGTTATGAGAAAGGAAAGTTGTCATTCATGGTGGTAACAGTAACATATGTGGAAGCCTTCACATTTGGTGGCACTGATGATTTAGGAAGCACCACACATGAATCTGTACAACCATTGAAGGAACAGTAGCCCTGTCAGTTGACAACACCAGCATGTGGTGATTTGTGTTTTACAATTATTTCTCTACTATTTGATTTTCTGCACATGTATAACAGACTATAGTTCAGTTTTAAACTGTGTGGCAAATTCTATGCTACTCTTGAAATTCTCTTAATTATTAGGATAGCTGTTGTTAAGTATGGGCCccagatgtatttttggatgacagTTCCCATTAGCCCCAGCTAGCATAATCATGGAAAGAGAACTGAAGGTAGTTgtgagccaaaaacatctggaggactagagCTGGCTATCCCTACATAAGGTTTATAATTTCATGAGATTTATTTCTTGCAATATGGCATGTTCAGCATTCTTGGTGTATAGTGGGCCATCAGCATCTGCTGGAGTTTGATTTCAGGACTCCTCATGGATAtcaaaaatctatggatgctcaagtcccacttatctaaaatggcaaacaactcaaaTGACTGCCAGAGAAAGCCTGAGGATCTACAGAATGCCTACACCTCAGTGTAGAACTCAGCAGACAAGAAAAGCAAGGTTTGCTCTTTGGaactttttcaaatatttttgagttgtgtttgcagaatccatggatacagagcagCCAACTGTATAACTGATTGTGGTTAAATTCTGAGTGCTTTGACCTGGCTTCTCTGATCAAGAAGGCTCTGCTGAGCAGCCTCCAAGAAAAATTGAAGGGTTCTCTTTAGAATAAACAAAGCTAAAGAAAACTTCCTTGTGCCTTGTTCCTTTGGATCCTTTTATTACTCAATAAGACTTAACTTATTGTCCTTTGGCAGCCACCACTCTGAAGATATTTGTGTACTGGAACCAGCTTCTGAACAAATGCTTACAAAGCCCAGCTGCCAGTTCTTGGCAGagaaatgtttgagagaacaTTCCTTCCATTTCCTGCATTCTGGCCCCTGCCGAAGTGACGTTGACTTGAGTTGGGCCATGGAAAGGGTCAAAATCTCTACGGACAGCATAAAGAAGAAGCCCTGCGGTTATGATTTGTGCTATGACTGGGAGGAATGTTCAGGTATGTATGGCTATTTGATCCTCTGATTGCAGTGATTTGAGACATATGCTTCTACAGTGGTAGGGAAACATATATCGTGCTTCAGATCTTGCTGAACTTCATCTTCCATAAGCCTTCGGAATTGCAGCACTGGCAGATGGTTGCTCATGTTGGAGGACAGTTTAGATTTAATTTGAACTTCAAAAGAGAGTGCT
Protein-coding sequences here:
- the LOC100566857 gene encoding complement component C6, with the translated sequence MSKAMDKKIKNWLFLILLHATIEFSEGCYCDHYPWTSWSSCSQTCNYGIQSRYRQIQVDEYYRKNFCERLCTSQESRACNQHMCPINCQTGDFGPWSECDPCIKKQFRTRSLIQPSQFGGRPCSEQLVESRRCFPTKLCNIEEVNCGNKFQCDNGRCIRQNLECNGENDCEDNSDERNCHRVRPVCNRRHESLPGVTLMGHGFHLLAGENRGEILSSSFYGGKCTLVKSNDTRKVFRVPANVETVSFQVENEEDEVTSDFYSDLIPLDSASSRQSSSSSSGRSSSGIPLLFSKKKKVRITSSTSFKEAVQASHKKNSNFIRIHKVVAVSNFTMKQADLQLSGVFLKALNSLPLEYNYALYSQIFDDFGTHYYASGSMGGTYDLLYQYSAEELKNSGLTEEEMNECVRTETTRRVFFRKKKTVSTKCTNNKMTVRHEGSFLQSSEKSISLVKGGRSEYAAALAWEKNGALPEHIAYTNWLESTKDNPVIVDFELGFILDLVKNFPCAVTKRRNLRRALIEYMERFDPCRCKPCPNNGRPVLSGTECLCVCQAGTYGDNCELRAPDYKSVAVDGYWSCWSAWSSCDASHKKRRTRVCNNPAPLNGGKPCEGEQEQEEECYFSIFADMGALCINDDEARKESDILVIQPESGCTKPDPPEFGFIRNEKNHYAVGEDAEVVCLSGYNLVGYPFFRCLPDQTWVQRPVECQLSVCSRPAASQDVSISPFKSEYNIGETIQLRCPVTFVLNGQSKYTCGQGPSWKPSILRLLTCERADYIQNQGSCSPGQKLVGSQCVCMSPTEDCPHHSEDICVLEPASEQMLTKPSCQFLAEKCLREHSFHFLHSGPCRSDVDLSWAMERVKISTDSIKKKPCGYDLCYDWEECSESRLECFCLLPNQCPRNNEEQLFCIQTKSRSTTVNLCMLATMKCSKRNFEVLHEGRC